The following is a genomic window from Candidatus Vondammii sp. HM_W22.
CATGGTCATCAATGGTGTCGTCAATAAAAAAGTATAATAATTCAGCGGCTTTGCTAATATTTACTACCGCGCCATCCCAATCTTTATAGGCCATTTCCTTGGCATACGCTTTAGCTTTTTCACGTAACTTTCGGACATGATAAATAAACCCATAAGCCAAACGTTCAATATTGATTTGTACCCGCTCCTGAAGATAACAAAGTAAATAAAGCTGCTGCGTGACACGGTCGAAGCGTTTAAGCTTGGTTATAGAGTAGTAATCAACCATCGTCGCATAGTGCAGTCGGTTTTGTTGCGATAGTGATAGAGCAGAGGCCACTTGATTAACTTCATCCATCCAGGGCTGAATCAACTTGTTGACGTTCAACTCTTTCTCCAATTCTGGAGCATTAAAACTTTTCGCCGCCTGCTTAAGTTCTTTAACGGTTAGCATACCTTTTCCATCAACTAACTCAGCCAAGTTAGTAGCTAATTCATCTGATATGGTTGTCTTTAATAGATCAGAAAGTCGCTTACGTTCCTGTTTTATTACCTGACTGATAATTCGCTGAAGCACGGTATATTTAGGGATTCCTGTATGATTTCGAGCTAAGTATTCGGTGCAGGCATCAAATAAAAAGCGCGGCTCAATCCAGGATTTAGCAACCTGTTGCAAATAGGTAATGAGAGGTTCCTGATGTTGTTCCACACACCATGTTTTGAATCCCTGAAGGTTTATAATCTTGTCGTAGATACGTGTTTTCTGCTTATTGCTAACACTGAAGCGAGGGACTTTAAATTTAGGGAAATATTCTTCAGCAATAAAGGTGAGATCTGCTTTCAATTCCTTGTAGGCCGGATTGAGCTGAATGGGCTTGATCTTAAAGTAACCCAGCAGAGCAATAGCATAGCATTTATGATTGCGATCCCTGATGGATTTAATAACGTCCTGCTCCAGATCATTCAGAGTAAAACTGATACGTTTTTCTTCCAGTGACAAGCTGGGAACGCCATATAAATCGTTAATTTCTGCTTCGTGGAGTACGGTCAGGAGTTCTTTATAAGGCATAGGCTTCTCGTAAAAGCCGGAATATTACTATAATTGGGATATTGCAGTGATTTTGAAAATTAAGGCACCTCTAGAAGCCTTATGAGGCGTGGGCTGTAGCGATAAGTGTCACTTTAGGACGGAATGTCCCCAGAACCCCTTATTGGTGAGCTTTTTGACTAACAGCCTTAAGTCATCAAGATTACGAGCCAGCCTATCCATGCTATGCACAAATACAGTATCTCCCGTCTCTGACGAACTGTAGTAATTCTTGCAATTGAGGGCGATTGGTATCCTTGCCTGATGCTTTATCAGTAAAAATGCGATCTAGCTTTTCGCCTTCTAACTGACGAGTTTCATTTTGCTCAAGTGAGCTTACTCGGACATACCCAATTTTTTGCCCTTTCATCATTATACCTATGCAATATGTAAAGTTAGAGTCTAATCCAAGCTAGACACTATCTTGACTGATTCAAGATAAATCACTACGATTAAATTCAAATCAGATTGAATAAGTGTGAATCGACATGTGGAGGATAGCATGACACAAGCAGCAACTAAGGTACTCACCGCACACGTACCATTACCGATGGCCGACAAAGTAGATCAGATGGCAGCTCGACTTGAACGTTCACGTGGCTGGATAATGAAGCAAGCGCTTTCCGCATGGCTCGCTCAGGAAGAGGAGCGTGATTGCCTGACCCAGGAAGCGTTAGCAGATGTCGACGCTGGTAAAACTATCGATCACCAAGCTGTGCAAGCTTGGGCTGATAGTCTCGATACTGCTCAAGAACTACCGGTACCACGTTGATGGAGCTTAAGTGGACCAGCAAGGCGCTATCTGATTTGACGCGTTTATATGAATTTCTAGCTTTAGTTAACAAATCCGCAACAGCGAGGACAGTACAAGCTCTGACTCAAGCTCCGACCATTCTGTTAACCAACCCTCGCATTGGAGAGCAACTCTTTCAGTTCGAACCACGTGAGGTTAGGCGGATTTTGGTTGGCGAATATGAACTTCGTTACGAGATCCTTGATTCAAACGTCTACGTGTTACGATTATGGCATACCCGAGAAGATCGTTGAAATAGTTAATCTTTTAAAAGGTTGTATAGTATTTCAATGTATTCAATTAGTTACGCTGATGAACTGGCGTTATTTTACCGCTTTTGTAGTTAGACCCGATTTTCGTATAAGAGTTTTTCAATGCGATTTCGTTCATTTGTTAGCACTTGCGAGATGGTATCTTGCAGTGTTGTGTAACCGGCTAACGCTAGCCTATTTTGCCCAAAGTAGGCAATACACTCATCAAACACATATCTAGGCTCAAGATTGATTTTGACTACATCTATTGATGTCTTTTGATTAGTGCTGACTTATGCAATCTAGTCTGGTATGCAGAATACCCCGTATATTTAAGCACCTTATTAATCAATTTAGTTTTTGTGGTTGGTAATAAATCAACCGTTGAAATGTCTTGGCCATTGAAATACTGCTTTTGGATGTACTCCAGATCTCCAACAACATCAAAGAATGAAAAATTGAAGATGATAGGTCGTGATCTAAAGTACCCCAGAAGTAGAATAAAATACGCTCGTGTTTCTAACCGTCTTAACCCATTGACAAGTTTTTTAGTTTCATTATCAAGAGAGAAGTAATCTTCTCTCTCAGTACGGCTAAAGTTGGGAAGAGCGTAAAGCTCGTTTATTTCGGATTCACTTAGGATTTGAATCCTTTTAGTTGTTGGTTTATTGATGACGGGCAACCATTCTTGTTGATTTTCATCATCATAACTTATGAGATTGGTTGAAAAACACTCTTAAGGTTAATTTCGAGGGGATGGGCGCAAAACCCCTACATGGCCCCGGCTATTGATACTGATATGCACATTGAGGTTGCCGGTAACTGGCTTTCTGGTTCTATGTCGGCTGATGCGGCTGGGATCGTAGCCACGCTGTTCGCATTTGGACACCTGGCAGCCGAAGCCCAGGGCAACGACCGAGGGTGACGCCTTGATTGACCGTTATCACTTCCTGAGAGAGTACGCCCTTGATCACGCGGAAGCTGCCGCGATCCTTGGCGCTATCGACTGATAGGAGTGGCCCCGGCGAAAGCTGGGGCCATCGTGTGGCGATAATGGACAAGAGAGACGAACAAGCAGCCAAGCTAGCCGCCGGTGCCGTGGATGACCTGCACGATGCTGTTCTGGCTGAGGTTCCCGAAGGGGCTGCCGCTGCTATGGCCCGGTATGAGGCGGTTATCTGGAAGATGAACGGTGGCACCTTCTTTGGTGTGTAACGCGGATTTTGATTCACCTGGTAACGTGGTTGAGAGCCATTGTAAGGCTGATATTGGGGCTATTCCTAAGTGGGGTCAGAAAGGGACATTCGTTGTTGTCGCTGATGGTATGCGCGTCCTGGTCGAGTTTGGCAGCCAGGGAACCGCTCAATTCTCGTTTCACGCGGTAGACCTAGATGCCTGGTTTATATCAGAGACTGGTTATAGGTCCCACTTCGACGGCCTGCGGTTTGGTTTGACGGTGGAAGATACGGCCAAAGCCATACTGGCCGATTATCTCAAGGATAAACGGCATGAGATTAGGGCGGGTGACAGGGATCGGCTTGCCCGGTCCCCCTCCCCTTCCATTCTGGCGTTTCTGGAGCCGCCTGCGCGGCGTTCTCCGGTAGTTATGGGTACGCCCTGGTAGACGTTGTGCTGTCCGCACAGAAGGCTTTTATTGTCCAGCAAGTGGGCCAAGGAAGCGCAAACCAAGCTGGAAGAAATTATTCAAGAAGCGGCTGGTCAACCTGTTCTTGTCGCCTACAACTATAAATCTGATCTTGCCCGGATAAGTCAGAGATTCCCCGAGGGTGAACATATTGGCAACGCCGCTGACACTATCGACCGTTGGAACGCTGGAAAAATACCGATACTATTGGCGCACCCCGCTAGCGCCGGACACGGGTTAAATCTACAGAACGGCGGAAATATTATCGTTTGGTTCGGGTTAACCTGGTCGTTGGAGCTATACCAACAGCTAAATGGCAGGCTTCACCGTCAAGGCCAGACAAAGCCCGTTTTTATTCACCATCTAGCCATCATCGATTCGGTTGATATGACCGTGTTAGAAGCACTGCGTGGCAAGCACACAACACAGAAAGCGTTACTGGACGCTTTGAAAAAAGACATTATTGAGGTCAACCAAACAATGGAAAGGGATGCAAGCGAAGGCCAGCCACAATGAGCCTAATCGCTGGGCTCCATAAGCGAGCTTATGCGCTCTTCAAGTGCTTCCCGCTCTAGGTTTGATGATTGGTTAAGCTCATCCATATTAATTTCTCCTTTTGTAAAACGGCTAAAAAAATCCGTATTTTGTGGTTCTGGAAAAGAAATACTGTATCTCGTACTACGACCCGCGCCATGAGATACCAACGCGCCGATATCCCGCAGCCCTGCAAGATCTCGCGTGGCCGTTGCTTGCGAGCATTTGGTAATAGACATGTAATTCTTCCCGGACAGCCCGCCAGCAAAAACTTTTCGACCTTCTGCGAATACCCGCGCTATCGCCTTGGCCTGATGCCCGTTCAATCGTTCAGTATAAGCTTCGTAGAACCGGGCTTTATTGAGAACAAAATCTACTTCGTCCCTAGCAATGTCCTGAGCCTTGTTTACAGTCGAGGTAAAGTAATCAACGAAAGGGTTTATATTCAGGCTGTTGCCACGCTGGGCTTGTTCAAGCGCGGCATAATAGCTTTTGCGGCCATCATTGATCGCTGTCGCCAGACAAGCAATCGTCTGGCGTCCAAGCGATTGAGAGAGAGCGTGATCAGATATAGCACGCCCTACCCTACCATTGCCGTCCTCAAAAGGATGAATGGATTCAAACCATAGATGGGCAACCGCCACACGGACCGGGCCAGAAATCTCCGGCGCATTTTTTTAGCTTGGTTGGTGTTGTTGTACCAATCAAGGAAGCGGCTCATTTCCCCTTGGACATCTTTGGCAGCCGGTGCTTCGTAATGGACCCTCCAACGACCATACGGACCGCTGACGATCTGCATGGCATCACCACGATACATACCACGCAGAGCTAGACTGGTTCTATCCTCTGGGCAAGCCATCGTCTGCCAGCCGCCAAGCAATTCATGGGTCAAGGGTTGATCCCATTTTTTTCTGACATCGACCACCAGCATTGCAGCGCCAAACGCTTTTTCATCAGAGTTCGGCGAAGCGGCATCAACACCCACAAGGTTAAGCAAGGAAGAACGAACGGAATCACGATCCGGTGTCTCGCCCTCGATGGCGCTGGTCGTGATCGCCTCGGACAACATAAGATCAATAGCGGCATCAGACTGGTATTGATTAGCATGCCCTCGATACGACCAGAAAGGCGTTCGGCAGAACGATAGAAGTCCTCGACCCGATTCGAGAAAGCGGAAGCGTCGTAAGATGTAATTAGGCCAGTCAGGGCTTTCCCATATCCACCATGAGTAAATTATAGCAGTTAATTTACTCAATAAACACAAAATATTGATTAGATTAAGTCAGATAATCAACTCAATGTTTCACATGTGAAAAACGTTTATTCATAAACTCTTTATTCTGTTTCTTGATCAAAACCGTGCAATCAAAAGCGATAATATTAGTATTTACCGTAAATACTATTTCTTTACTGAATCTATAGCTTTGGCAAAATCTTTAAGGGACATATCCCTAAGAACATGAAGGCCAGCGGCGATTAGATCACTTTTGTTGATACGAAGCCGAGCGTCCATACCCTTGTCGATCAACTGATCGAGCAACGCAAAATTAGAAGGCTGCATGGAAAATGTCTTTCTTACAGCCTTTTCCTTGATAGGCAACTTAGGGCGACCGCGTCCTTCTTTAGCCTTGGGCTCCGTTGGTTCTTTGGCCTTGGGTTCTTTTTTCTTGGTAGTCGCACGCTCAGCCTCAAGAGATTTTGTGCTTGCACCCTTACCAAAAGCGTCCAAAGCATCTGCATCAATATCTTTGAGATCGCTTTTTGAAGCTAGTCTTAAACTATGTTTCTTTGGCATTTCAGGTCACCTCGGCATTCAGAAGTTCTTCGCCGTAAATCTCCTGACAAAGAAGCTGCATTTCCGCCCTACCCTTCCCTGAAACCTCAACAACTCCCAAACCATCTGCCATTACATCACGGTACGCCTTTCTATCACGTATAAATTGCTTGGCCATAACCAGCTCTTCGAGTTCTGATAGAACCTCTTCTGCTTCCTGCCGTTCAGTTACGAAAGGATTTGTAGGCGCTTGAGAAATTAGTGCATAAGAATTAATACTAGGGTTAAAGCTCTTGGCCAGCTTCACCAGCTCAGAAACGTGAACCGTGGTCTCGATATCTGGCTGGCTGGCCCTGAGAGGGACATAGAGCTTGTCGCATGCAACCATAGCTGTACGAAGTTCCTCAGAATCATGGCCTCCAGCATCTATTACAACCTCTTCATATCGGGTAGCTAGGTCACGAACAGCCTGGAAGACGTTTCCGGTCTGTCTACTGATGTGGATTTTAGGGTGGTCAGGATAATATTCATTCCGCCGAGCAACCCAACGCGAAGCAGTTCCTTGTTTGTCTGTATCAACCAAAACCACGTCCTTGCCATAATTAGCCAGCCAAGTAGCAACATTGGTCGCTATGGTGGTCTTGCCCGTTCCGCCTTTCTCTCCGCCAAAAAGGATGATCATTCATACCTCCTAGTCAATAAACGTATTGATAATAAATAACGTAAATACATTAAATAAAGTATTTAGTGTATGTAAAGTAAATACTTTATTTAATGTATTTATTGTGTGTAGCATAAATACTATATTTACTTTAATTTATAATGGACTCGTTCCGAAAAGGGGAGGGGGACCACCTTGCTTGTACAAGTGACGAAGGAACGCGGAAGATTGGGGATACCCCTGCATGAGCAAGGGGCTTCGCCCCTTATTAAGGCGTCTTGTCAGTCCATGTAAGAACGCATAATCCCCGGGAGAAGAAGACACCTTAAGTGTATGGAAACTAGATCGATTAGGCCGTGACCTTCGGCATTTGGTTAATACTGTTCAAGACCTTTCTGAGCGCGGTGTAGGTTTCAAGGTGCTTAGTGGGTAAGGAGCCGACATCGACACGACAACAGCAGCTGGTAAGCTTGTATTTGGTATTTTTGCGGCATTGGCTGAGTTTGAACGAGAACTTATACGCGAAAGAACAATTGCTGGTCTGAAATCCGCTAGAGCCAGAACCCCAATTTAAACGGAACTTACAGCTTTAGCTTTGAATAAAACCTACTAGATTTGGATAAAATTATGCAATCAATCGTGCTTAATGAAAATTAAGCCACCTCTGTAGGCCTTGTGGGGTATGGGCTGTAGAGATAAGTGTCACTTTAGGACGGAATGTCCCCAGAACCCCGTAGTGGGATCGTAGTGGTGACTTATCCACAGGGTAAGGCCTTATTATTCTTGTTTTTAAGTGTTTTTAAATGTTTTTAAAGGTAGAATAATTTAGTTATATCAAAGAGTTATGAGGCTTTAGGTGTACAAAAAAGCGGTTTACTCCACAGTTTAAGGAATCAGGGGTGTACAAAAAGACGGTGGTAAGTGTACATAAAAGCGGTAAAGGAAGAAAAGGGCAGAGGGGTAATCTGGAAGGAGACGGTATATGTGTACAAGAAAGCGGTATGGGGTGCAGAAATAAAAAGTGTACACCATCAGGAAGAGTGTACATAATAATAATCCGTACACAAGAGAAAGGATGACGAGATGTCGGAGGAAAGAGAAAAACGCCTGAAACTGAAGGTAACGCAATCTAATCATCTGGTGGAAGCCAGCTACAGATTAGAGCTTATCGAGAAGCGGGTAGTACTGTGTCTGCTTTCAAAAGTCGATCCCAGGAAACCCCTTGGCAAGAAACTGCATCTGGATGCAAATGAGTATGCGGAGCTGACAGGCACCCCAATAAAGAACGCATACAGAGACTTGAAAGAGGGGTTCTGGGGACATTCCGTCCTAAAGTGACACTTATCTCTACAGCCCATACCCCACAAGGCCTACAGAGGTGGCTTAATTTTCATTAAGCACGATTGATTGCATAATTTCATCCAAATCTAGTAGGTTTTGTTCAAATTGATGTTATGCCAAGCCACTGGCGAAACTTGCTTAATAATTTCCAACTTCTTATCGTCACTTTCCCCCTCAAAATGCTCAAGTAATCGCGTCAGTATCAGCGAATTAAAATAGATAATGGCGTTGGTTAATAGCCTCGCGCATTCATTCCACAAGACAATCTCATCGTCTGATTTTCCCTGGAAACGATTGCCATTCACATGTGCAATAGCACGCCGTAATTGATGATAAGCTTCCCCACGATTCAAGGCTCGCTGTACATAAGTTCTTA
Proteins encoded in this region:
- a CDS encoding replication initiation protein, whose translation is MSEEREKRLKLKVTQSNHLVEASYRLELIEKRVVLCLLSKVDPRKPLGKKLHLDANEYAELTGTPIKNAYRDLKEGFWGHSVLK
- a CDS encoding helicase-related protein, encoding MSSKWAKEAQTKLEEIIQEAAGQPVLVAYNYKSDLARISQRFPEGEHIGNAADTIDRWNAGKIPILLAHPASAGHGLNLQNGGNIIVWFGLTWSLELYQQLNGRLHRQGQTKPVFIHHLAIIDSVDMTVLEALRGKHTTQKALLDALKKDIIEVNQTMERDASEGQPQ
- a CDS encoding type II toxin-antitoxin system RelE/ParE family toxin, translating into MELKWTSKALSDLTRLYEFLALVNKSATARTVQALTQAPTILLTNPRIGEQLFQFEPREVRRILVGEYELRYEILDSNVYVLRLWHTREDR
- a CDS encoding division plane positioning ATPase MipZ; the protein is MIILFGGEKGGTGKTTIATNVATWLANYGKDVVLVDTDKQGTASRWVARRNEYYPDHPKIHISRQTGNVFQAVRDLATRYEEVVIDAGGHDSEELRTAMVACDKLYVPLRASQPDIETTVHVSELVKLAKSFNPSINSYALISQAPTNPFVTERQEAEEVLSELEELVMAKQFIRDRKAYRDVMADGLGVVEVSGKGRAEMQLLCQEIYGEELLNAEVT
- a CDS encoding DUF4172 domain-containing protein, whose product is MCLLSKLTAIIYSWWIWESPDWPNYILRRFRFLESGRGLLSFCRTPFWSYRGHANQYQSDAAIDLMLSEAITTSAIEGETPDRDSVRSSLLNLVGVDAASPNSDEKAFGAAMLVVDVRKKWDQPLTHELLGGWQTMACPEDRTSLALRGMYRGDAMQIVSGPYGRWRVHYEAPAAKDVQGEMSRFLDWYNNTNQAKKMRRRFLARSVWRLPIYGLNPFILLRTAMVG
- a CDS encoding antirestriction protein gives rise to the protein MIDRYHFLREYALDHAEAAAILGAID
- a CDS encoding Fic family protein; translation: MAVAHLWFESIHPFEDGNGRVGRAISDHALSQSLGRQTIACLATAINDGRKSYYAALEQAQRGNSLNINPFVDYFTSTVNKAQDIARDEVDFVLNKARFYEAYTERLNGHQAKAIARVFAEGRKVFAGGLSGKNYMSITKCSQATATRDLAGLRDIGALVSHGAGRSTRYSISFPEPQNTDFFSRFTKGEINMDELNQSSNLEREALEERISSLMEPSD
- a CDS encoding antirestriction protein — protein: MHIEVAGNWLSGSMSADAAGIVATLFAFGHLAAEAQGNDRG
- a CDS encoding CopG family ribbon-helix-helix protein, translated to MTQAATKVLTAHVPLPMADKVDQMAARLERSRGWIMKQALSAWLAQEEERDCLTQEALADVDAGKTIDHQAVQAWADSLDTAQELPVPR
- a CDS encoding DUF4158 domain-containing protein gives rise to the protein MPVINKPTTKRIQILSESEINELYALPNFSRTEREDYFSLDNETKKLVNGLRRLETRAYFILLLGYFRSRPIIFNFSFFDVVGDLEYIQKQYFNGQDISTVDLLPTTKTKLINKVLKYTGYSAYQTRLHKSALIKRHQ